A window from Nasonia vitripennis strain AsymCx chromosome 2 unlocalized genomic scaffold, Nvit_psr_1.1 chr2_random0010, whole genome shotgun sequence encodes these proteins:
- the LOC100120638 gene encoding uncharacterized protein LOC100120638 isoform X1, translating to MKSFKLKIQTNQNVIAAQSPVIRSSWFRGLMEEARTPGGASPAATVAAVLENAPDTPVEAPIEGVARGESSPETGSQPASGARDGGSSAAVAGSEPVLDRLSRSHKPVGRDAPNIPNVVEYHLKVKPQQVRRDQPQQQLADTETAALVAAGLDMKKDRQQAQTLTEEQRRELTLRLSKLSVDSNVFEGSSDLPQVFQVKYLGSHDARGLWGIKHTRKPVDNMVAAAKSLPSGTFLPFIKLVISEDGVGLLPIGKKRGDSISRIYPIESISYGVQDLVYTRVFSMIVVRETEDFRRMSPFECHGFVCESKHHARQMTYALAAAFQIYSQHVKGRSIDPAKSWSKGFAIELRNPNELEADYTLHPED from the exons GTCTCATGGAGGAGGCGCGGACTCCCGGTGGCGCATCACCTGCGGCGACGGTTGCCGCCGTCTTGGAGAACGCGCCGGACACCCCCGTGGAGGCGCCGATCGAGGGCGTGGCCAGGGGGGAGAGTTCACCGGAAACAGGAAGCCAGCCTGCCAGCGGCGCTCGTGacggcggcagcagcgccgCCGTAGCCGGCAGCGAGCCGGTGCTGGATCGGCTCTCGAGGAGCCACAAGCCAGTCGGCCGCGACGCGCCCAACATACCGAACGTCGTCGAATATCACTTGAAGGTGAAGCCGCAGCAGGTACGCAGGGaccagccgcagcagcagttAGCAGACACCGAGACCGCAGCT CTGGTAGCAGCCGGCCTGGACATGAAGAAGGATCGGCAGCAAGCGCAGACCTTGACCGAGGAGCAGCGTCGCGAGCTCACTCTGCGGCTCTCCAAGCTCTCGGTGGACAGCAACGTGTTCGAGGGCTCGAGCGACCTGCCCCAGGTCTTCCAGGTCAAGTACCTGGGTTCGCACGATGCCCGCGGCCTCTGGGGCATCAAGCACACGCGCAAGCCCGTCGACAACATGGTGGCGGCCGCGAAATCTTTGCCCTCGGGGACCTTCCTGCCGTTCATCAAGCTCGTCATCAGCGAGGACGGCGTCGGGCTGCTGCCCATCGGCAAGAAGAGGGGGGACTCCATCTCGAGGATCTACCCGATCGAGAGCATCTCCTACGGAGTCCAGGATCTCGTATACACGAGGGTGTTCTCGATGATCGTGGTGAGGGAGACCGAAGACTTCCGCAGAATGTCGCCTTTCGAGTGTCACGGCTTCGTGTGCGAGTCCAAGCATCACGCCAGGCAGATGACCTACGCCCTGGCCGCTGCGTTTCAGATCTACTcgcagcacgtcaaaggacgAAGCATCGATCCGGCCAAGAGCTGGAGCAAGGGCTTCGCCATCGAGCTCAGGAATCCCAACGAGCTCGAGGCGGATTATACGCTTCATCCCGAAGATTGA
- the LOC100120638 gene encoding uncharacterized protein LOC100120638 isoform X2, which yields MEEARTPGGASPAATVAAVLENAPDTPVEAPIEGVARGESSPETGSQPASGARDGGSSAAVAGSEPVLDRLSRSHKPVGRDAPNIPNVVEYHLKVKPQQVRRDQPQQQLADTETAALVAAGLDMKKDRQQAQTLTEEQRRELTLRLSKLSVDSNVFEGSSDLPQVFQVKYLGSHDARGLWGIKHTRKPVDNMVAAAKSLPSGTFLPFIKLVISEDGVGLLPIGKKRGDSISRIYPIESISYGVQDLVYTRVFSMIVVRETEDFRRMSPFECHGFVCESKHHARQMTYALAAAFQIYSQHVKGRSIDPAKSWSKGFAIELRNPNELEADYTLHPED from the exons ATGGAGGAGGCGCGGACTCCCGGTGGCGCATCACCTGCGGCGACGGTTGCCGCCGTCTTGGAGAACGCGCCGGACACCCCCGTGGAGGCGCCGATCGAGGGCGTGGCCAGGGGGGAGAGTTCACCGGAAACAGGAAGCCAGCCTGCCAGCGGCGCTCGTGacggcggcagcagcgccgCCGTAGCCGGCAGCGAGCCGGTGCTGGATCGGCTCTCGAGGAGCCACAAGCCAGTCGGCCGCGACGCGCCCAACATACCGAACGTCGTCGAATATCACTTGAAGGTGAAGCCGCAGCAGGTACGCAGGGaccagccgcagcagcagttAGCAGACACCGAGACCGCAGCT CTGGTAGCAGCCGGCCTGGACATGAAGAAGGATCGGCAGCAAGCGCAGACCTTGACCGAGGAGCAGCGTCGCGAGCTCACTCTGCGGCTCTCCAAGCTCTCGGTGGACAGCAACGTGTTCGAGGGCTCGAGCGACCTGCCCCAGGTCTTCCAGGTCAAGTACCTGGGTTCGCACGATGCCCGCGGCCTCTGGGGCATCAAGCACACGCGCAAGCCCGTCGACAACATGGTGGCGGCCGCGAAATCTTTGCCCTCGGGGACCTTCCTGCCGTTCATCAAGCTCGTCATCAGCGAGGACGGCGTCGGGCTGCTGCCCATCGGCAAGAAGAGGGGGGACTCCATCTCGAGGATCTACCCGATCGAGAGCATCTCCTACGGAGTCCAGGATCTCGTATACACGAGGGTGTTCTCGATGATCGTGGTGAGGGAGACCGAAGACTTCCGCAGAATGTCGCCTTTCGAGTGTCACGGCTTCGTGTGCGAGTCCAAGCATCACGCCAGGCAGATGACCTACGCCCTGGCCGCTGCGTTTCAGATCTACTcgcagcacgtcaaaggacgAAGCATCGATCCGGCCAAGAGCTGGAGCAAGGGCTTCGCCATCGAGCTCAGGAATCCCAACGAGCTCGAGGCGGATTATACGCTTCATCCCGAAGATTGA
- the LOC116416577 gene encoding uncharacterized protein LOC116416577 gives MAEGRQIDEQDERLLGRTPYMQEHDIACKRELQSDERLSMLMRNEEFLASFKSRYVEHQYDVYNDYISAKFKKTEKKLRRIFTVENHLCEIFSVHLTYAAIENLAKIYFSIEFHNLTQKKSAGLELPNNATSIRENIVDTFSCENRIYGYYADIDNDCQIFHICLPTARNSIRFSFICPAETVFNQATFVCTRTESSIPCEESEKYYSLNEAFGKVDENTEETVTDSNGNEIEPTSYPNQRPTRPTRPPTGQQGSSPYPTQRPTRPTTYPTYTPDYQTTQFTQRPPSQTQNKKRRQ, from the exons ATGGCCGAAGGCAGGcagatcgacgagcaggaCGAGCGGCTGCTCGGCAGGACGCCCTACATGCAGGAGCACGACATAGCCTGCAAGCGGGAGCTGCAGAG CGATGAGAGACTGAGTATGCTCATGAGGAACGAGGAGTTTCTGGCCTCCTTCAAGTCACGCTACGTCGAGCACCAGTACGATGTCTACAACGACTACATCTCGGCGAAGTTTAAGAAGACTGAGAAGAAGCTGCGCCGGATTTTCACGGTCGAAAATCACCTATGCGAGATTTTCTCGGTCCATCTGACTTACGCCGCCATAGAGAATCTGGCAAA aatatatttttcaattgaaTTTCATAACTTGACTCAGAAAAAATCAGCTGGATTGGAACTGCCGAATAATGCTACGTCTATCAGGGAGAACATAGTGGATACTTTTTCCTGCGAGAATCGAATCTACGGTTATTATGCGGATATCGATAACGACTGCCAGATCTTCCATATTTGTCTACCTACGGCAAGGAATTCAATTCGATTCAGTTTCATCTGTCCAGCTGAAACAGTTTTCAACCAA GCCACGTTCGTCTGCACGCGAACCGAAAGCTCGATACCGTGCGAGGAGTCCGAGAAGTATTACAGTCTGAACGAGGCGTTTGGCAAAGTAGACGAGAACACTGAGGAGACGGTCACCGACTCCAATGGCAACGAAATCGAGCCAACGTCGTATCCGAACCAAAGGCCCACGAGGCCAACGAGACCCCCGACTGGACAGCAGGGCTCTAGTCCTTACCCGACGCAGAGGCCCACGAGACCGACGACTTATCCGACCTATACACCGGATTATCAAACTACACAGTTTACCCAGCGGCCACCAAGCCAGACCCAGAATAAGAAGCGTAGACAATAA